Proteins found in one Coffea eugenioides isolate CCC68of chromosome 5, Ceug_1.0, whole genome shotgun sequence genomic segment:
- the LOC113771657 gene encoding sigma intracellular receptor 2-like — MGSLTKLIDVLLFLYFLFIALTAPVTDALTIFPSNLLPTFLLDLKKWYIKEFDDYLFAEKPHFFVGLTWVELLFQWPVAVLCVYGLAGSKSWFNITSLVYGASSLTGLIAIQAELIGSKRASTKPILIYLLPLLVAVLAILRGVLLYSGKSSPIGKRPALNQKRIAKNH; from the exons ATGGGATCTCTTACCAAGCTCATAGatgttttgctttttctctACTTTCTGTTTATCGCCTTAACAGCCCCAGTTACCGATGCACTAACAATTTTTCCTTCAAACCTTCTACCgacatttcttcttgatttaaAGAAGTGGTATATAAAAGAATTTGATGACTATTTGTTTGCCGAGAAGCCTCATTTCTTTGTTGGCCTTACATGGGTTGAACTCCTCTTCCAATGGCCTGTTGCTGTATTATGTGTTTATGGCCTTGCAGGTTCGAAATCCTGGTTCAACATAACTAGTTTGGTCTACGGAGCATCCTCTTTAACTGGCTTG ATTGCAATACAAGCAGAATTGATAGGATCTAAGAGAGCATCAACAAAGCCAATACTGATCTACCTGCTGCCTTTGCTTGTTGCTGTTCTAGCCATCTTACGTGGTGTTCTTTTATACTCTGGAAAGTCCTCCCCAATTGGCAAAAGACCTGCATTGAATCAGAAGAGGATCGCCAAAAATCATTGA
- the LOC113772554 gene encoding sigma intracellular receptor 2-like: MGAPLRLIDSALFIYFLIIAIAVPLIDGQTILPIDLYPKFLIELKSWFFKQIDHYLVFEMPYFYVGIAWFELLFQWPGALMCVYGIAAGKSWFGTTSLIYGSSFLTSLAAILAELIGSKRASDKLIRFYYPFLGFAVLSFARGLLRYSGTSASIGKTAVLNKKKKA; this comes from the exons ATGGGAGCACCCCTAAGGCTCATTGATTCTGCACTTTTCATCTACTTCCTCATTATAGCAATTGCAGTTCCACTTATTGATGGCCAAACAATTCTTCCTATAGACCTATATCCCAAGTTCTTGATCGAGTTAAAGAGCTGGTTCTTCAAACAAATTGATCACTATCTGGTTTTTGAGATGCCTTATTTCTATGTTGGAATTGCATGGTTTGAGCTTCTCTTCCAGTGGCCAGGAGCTTTGATGTGTGTTTATGGCATTGCAGCTGGAAAATCTTGGTTCGGTACTACGTCTCTGATTTATGGTTCCTCCTTTTTGACTAGCCTG GCTGCAATACTAGCAGAATTGATAGGGTCAAAGAGAGCATCAGATAAGCTGATAAGGTTTTACTACCCATTCTTGGGTTTTGCTGTTCTTTCCTTTGCACGTGGTCTGCTACGATATTCTGGCACATCTGCATCAATTGGCAAAACAGCTGTgctgaacaagaagaagaaggcttag
- the LOC113770186 gene encoding glucose-6-phosphate/phosphate translocator 2, chloroplastic-like: protein MAMSIGQSYTASTAFDHPLQNQFSSSKPYLSPFFSKQIALRKCDKINLLSRKPLYISAVSNFGYIDESKETSKPRESLVQCNAYEARRSQPIPISIEFDEEAQQAAAQKLKIGIYFATWWSLNVIFNIYNKKVLNAFPFPWLTSTLSLAAGSLLMLVSWATRIAEAPKTDFEFWKTLFPVAVAHTIGHVAATVSMSKVAVSFTHIIKSGEPAFSVLVSRFLLGEAFPLPVYLSLLPIIGGCALSAATELNFNMTGFMGAMVSNLAFVFRNIFSKKGMNGKSVGGMNYYACLSMLSLLILTPFAIAVEGPQVWAIGWQKAVSQIGPNFIWWVVAQSVFYHLYNQVSYMSLNEISPLTFSIGNTMKRISVIVSSIIIFHTPVQPVNALGAAIAILGTFLYSQAKQ from the exons ATGGCAATGTCAATTGGACAATCCTATACAGCTTCTACAGCATTTGATCATCCATTACAAAACCAGTTTTCAAGTTCAAAGCCATATTTATCACCATTTTTCTCCAAGCAGATTGCACTCAGAAAATGTGACAAAATTAATCTTTTGTCCAGGAAGCCTCTGTACATTTCTGCAGTGAGTAATTTTGGATACATTGATGAATCGAAGGAAACATCAAAACCCCGCGAATCTTTAGTCCAGTGCAATGCCTACGAAGCTCGTCGATCGCAGCCAATACCGATTAGCATTGAATTTGACGAAGAAGCTCAACAGGCTGCAGCGCAGAAGCTTAAGATTGGCATCTATTTTGCTACATGGTGGAGCCTGAATGTGATTTTCAATATCTACAACAAGAAGGTCCTCAATGCCTTTCCATTTCCTTGGCTCACTTCAACTCTGTCCTTAGCAGCTGGCTCTTTGTTGATGTTAGTTTCATGGGCTACAAGAATTGCTGAAGCACCAAAGACTGATTTTGAGTTCTGGAAAACTCTGTTTCCT GTTGCTGTTGCACATACAATTGGGCATGTTGCAGCAACAGTAAGTATGTCAAAAGTGGCAGTTTCATTCACTCATATCATCAAGAGCGGTGAGCCAGCTTTCAGtgttttggtttcaagatttcTACTAGGAGAAGCTTTTCCTCTGCCAGTATACCTATCACTTCTGCCAATTATCGGAGGTTGTGCACTTTCTGCAGCCACTGAACTCAATTTCAATATGACTG GTTTTATGGGGGCTATGGTATCAAATTTGGCATTTGTGTTCAGAAACATCTTTTCAAAGAAAGGCATGAATGGGAAATCTGTTGGAGGAATGAACTACTATGCTTGTCTTTCAATGCTATCTCTATTGATTCTGACCCCTTTTGCAATAGCTGTGGAGGGTCCTCAGGTTTGGGCAATTGGATGGCAGAAAGCAGTCTCCCAAATTGGACCTAATTTCATATG GTGGGTAGTAGCTCAGAGTGTCTTCTACCACCTCTACAATCAAGTCTCTTACATGTCCTTAAACGAGATCTCTCCGCTAACATTTAGTATTGGGAACACCATGAAGAGGATATCAGTTATAGTCTCTTCAATTATCATCTTCCATACACCTGTTCAACCAGTTAATGCCCTTGGTGCAGCCATTGCAATTCTTGGAACATTCCTCTACTCACAG GCAAAGCAATAA
- the LOC113769895 gene encoding uncharacterized protein LOC113769895: MSERPVPRRESPWGMPEGDHRQPKPHRCNDRAEDVIQACFEGNPFKTVPGPFKLFWQCMRSKPGEEPTEPFYYLEFEPPQREVKLE, from the exons atgagTGAAAGGCCAGTACCAAGAAGAGAAAGTCCATGGGGAATGCCTGAGGGTGACCACAGACAACCAAAGCCCCATAGATGCAATGACCGTGCTGAAGATGTTATCCAA GCATGCTTTGAAGGTAATCCTTTTAAAACGGTTCCAGGGCCTTTCAAGCTATTCTGGCAGTGCATGCGTTCCAAACCTGG GGAAGAACCTACTGAGCCATTCTACTACTTGGAATTTGAACCTCCCCAAAGAGAAGTGAAACTTGAGTAA
- the LOC113771658 gene encoding homeobox-leucine zipper protein PROTODERMAL FACTOR 2-like, whose product MPSTIGKRPLTIEESKNVEPFASSPAILLGQASPKEVEAPSIYMVSNASEDHIPNEELEHKSDSETQDDNPVEGLSCSTRKRRRYHRHSHHQIHKLESFFKVWPHPDDKQRKQLGLDLGLQPLQVKFWFQNKRTQMKTHLERAENARLKVENDKLRAENVKCKEVLSRACCLTCDDAQATADVSLDDNQLRVENSKLKEKIANLTGLIARYVGNKHYADNTSALSSAIPSSSTEPQWVASLRGGQQDITQEFALDEALFKSLARPIGIDKPKAIEVVISAMEELIRMAEIEFPLWVSTADNRSYSLNEDAYYNLFPTAIGLKPVGFKVEASKGSDVVLMNHMNLVEVFMDMNKWLAVFASIISRALVIEVLSAGPEPGNFDGTLQMMTAEYQILTPTVPTRESIFLRYCKQLGEGTWGIVDVSFDNLLCLDPLVKCRRRPSGCIIQEMPNSCSKITWVEHVHVQDEGVHYLGKPFVESGLAFGAQRWVSVLARQCERLASALVTNFSPNDINDTVLISPEGRKNILRLSERMVLRFCAGVTSSTAHAWLNLSESGNDQIRIMTKRRENDLGEPSGVVLSATTSFWLPVSHKFVFDFLRDESTRTQWDILFNCEDIIEILHISNGNEVGNCISLLRGTNSNLGSLLMLQECGTHQTGSYIVYAPIDNGTVDMLLDGASSDHVTLLPSGFTIYPSGPTPKSIHVDAISGAARDAGSLLTIAFQILVNPVPNANIPATSIPSISNLIEYTSHKIRAALALRGA is encoded by the exons ATGCCTTCAACAATTGGAAAACGGCCGTTGACAATTGAAGAGTCCAAGAACGTGGAACCATTTGCATCTTCTCCTGCGATTTTGCTTGGACAG GCTAGTCCCAAGGAGGTTGAGGCTCCTTCAATATACATGGTTTCAAATGCTTCCGAGGATCACATTCCAAACGAGGAACTTGAACACAAATCCGATAGTGAGACACAAGATGACAACCCTGTGGAGGGTCTAAGCTGCAGTACTCGTAAGAGAAGACGTTACCATCGCCATTCACACCATCAAATTCATAAATTGGAATC GTTCTTCAAGGTGTGGCCTCACCCCGATGACAAACAAAGGAAACAACTTGGTCTTGATTTAGGATTGCAGCCATTGCAGGTGAAGTTTTGGTTCCAGAACAAGCGTACTCAAATGAAG ACACATCTTGAGCGTGCCGAAAATGCACGTCTTAAAGTGGAAAATGATAAGCTTCGTGCTGAAAACGTTAAGTGCAAAGAAGTTCTTTCCAGGGCTTGCTGTCTCACGTGTGATGATGCTCAAGCAACAGCTGATGTTTCCCTTGATGACAATCAATTGAGAGTAGAGAATTCTAAACTCAAAGAAAag ATTGCGAACCTAACAGGTCTAATTGCAAGATATGTCGGCAATAAGCACTATGCCGACAATACTTCTGCTTTGTCATCAGCTATTCCTAGCAGCTCCACTGAGCCTCAATGGGTAGCATCACTCAGAGGAGGGCAACAAGATATTACTCAGGAATTCGCTCTTGATGAAGCCTTATTCAAGTCATTGGCCAGACCAATTGGTATTGATAAACCTAAAGCAATTGAAGTTGTGATTTCTGCAATGGAGGAGCTCATAAGAATGGCCGAAATCGAATTTCCATTGTGGGTTTCGACCGCCGATAATAGGAGCTATTCCCTGAATGAAGATGCGTACTACAACTTGTTCCCTACAGCGATCGGTCTGAAACCAGTTGGATTCAAAGTTGAAGCATCAAAAGGAAGCGATGTGGTTTTGATGAATCATATGAATCTTGTTGAAGTTTTTATGGATATG AATAAATGGCTAGCTGTATTTGCAAGCATAATTTCAAGGGCTTTAGTCATAGAGGTTTTATCAGCAGGGCCTGAGCCTGGAAATTTCGATGGAACCCTGCAAATG ATGACTGCTGAGTATCAAATCCTCACACCAACGGTTCCAACGAGGGAGAGCATTTTCTTGAGATACTGTAAACAATTAGGTGAAGGTACATGGGGGATCGTTGATGTTTCGTTTGACAATTTACTTTGTTTAGATCCATTAGTCAAATGCAGAAGAAGGCCATCAGGATGTATAATCCAAGAAATGCCAAATAGCTGCTCAAAG ATCACATGGGTTGAACATGTACATGTTCAAGATGAAGGTGTTCATTATTTAGGAAAGCCCTTTGTGGAATCAGGTCTTGCATTTGGAGCTCAACGTTGGGTTTCAGTCTTAGCTAGACAATGTGAACGTCTTGCAAGTGCACTGGTGACAAATTTCTCTCCTAATGACATCAATGATACTG TGCTAATAAGTCCAGAGGGAAGAAAGAACATCCTGAGACTATCTGAAAGAATGGTGCTCCGATTTTGTGCTGGAGTAACTTCTTCGACTGCACATGCATGGCTGAATTTATCTGAAAGTGGAAATGACCAGATAAGAATTATGacaaagaggagagaaaatgaTCTGGGGGAGCCTTCTGGTGTTGTGTTAAGTGCTACAACTTCTTTCTGGCTTCCAGTTTCTCACAAATTTGTGTTCGATTTCTTACGTGACGAGAGTACCCGAACTCAG TGGGATATCCTCTTTAATTGCGAAGATATTATAGAAATCCTGCACATCTCTAATGGTAACGAAGTTGGCAATTGTATCTCCTTGTTACGG GGTACAAATTCAAACCTTGGCAGCTTGCTGATGTTACAAGAATGTGGTACTCATCAAACAGGATCTTATATTGTCTATGCCCCTATTGACAATGGCACAGTGGATATGTTATTAGATGGTGCAAGCTCCGATCATGTAACACTTCTTCCTTCTGGATTCACCATATATCCCAGTGGACCTACACCTAAATCAATTCATGTTGATGCCATTTCTGGAGCTGCTCGAGATGCTGGATCTCTCCTCACTATTGCTTTTCAGATTTTGGTTAATCCCGTCCCAAATGCAAACATTCCTGCAACATCAATTCCCAGCATCAGCAATCTCATTGAGTATACATCTCACAAGATAAGAGCTGCTTTGGCTCTCCGTGGTGCCTAA
- the LOC113770615 gene encoding sigma intracellular receptor 2-like — MGVVSKLTDAVLFLFFLTVALAAPLIDGQTILPSDLYPTFLVDLKSWYATEFGDYLVAEKPHFFVGLVWLELVFQWPLALICLYGLVASKPWLNTTCLIYGSSVSTAMVVILAELTASGKASDTLIRIYLPFLGLSVIAILRGLLSHPGKSSATGKRPVTNRKKRV, encoded by the exons ATGGGAGTGGTTAGCAAACTCACAGATGCTGTACTGTTCCTCTTTTTCCTTACTGTTGCCTTGGCAGCTCCTCTTATTGATGGACAGACAATTCTTCCTTCAGACCTTTATCCCACCTTCTTGGTTGACTTGAAAAGTTGGTATGCCACAGAATTTGGGGATTATTTGGTTGCTGAGAAGCCACATTTCTTTGTGGGCCTTGTTTGGCTTGAGTTGGTGTTCCAATGGCCTCTTGCTTTGATTTGTCTTTACGGGCTTGTGGCTTCAAAACCTTGGTTGAACACAACCTGTTTGATATATGGATCATCAGTTTCAACTGCAATG GTTGTGATACTGGCAGAATTAACAGCATCTGGGAAGGCATCTGATACACTGATAAGGATTTACTTACCATTTTTGGGTCTATCTGTTATAGCCATTTTACGTGGTCTGCTGTCGCATCCGGGCAAATCTTCTGCAACGGGCAAAAGACCTGTAACCAATAGGAAGAAGAGGGTTTAA